In the genome of Bacillus thuringiensis, the window CACTACAAAGTATATCCCAACTCCTGGTGCTGTTAAAATATGTCCTGCAATATAAGCAATACCTAACGCTAACAATAAGCTTGCTGAAATCATTCCATATTTTATATTAAATATGTCCTTAAATCTCGTAGCAAATGCTAGTAGAATTCTTAGCCCGTAATAAATAAATGGAATCATTAGTAATACAAAGCCAATAATCCCGAAATCATAAAACCAATCATGGAAGTCCATTTCAATTAGTTTTGGATCTGGCTGCTTTTGTTCATTATATTTAAAGTTACCTGCATAACCCATTCCTAATAACTTTTGTGACATTGGCGCTTCTTTAAAGAACTGCTTATGTCTTTCTTCATATACTTGACGTCCACTGAAAATAAGATTTTCTTGATTTTCTTTCTTTTGCTCTTTTTCAAGTTCTTTCTTAACTTCTACTTCTATCTTCGCTTTTTCTTCTGGTTTTTCAACCTTATGGTGCTTTTCTTCTTTTTCTTTAATTTCTTGTTCTTTTTTCAGCTTATCTTTAATTTCTTGTTCTTTTTGATCTTGTTGTGCCACATTTTGCTCTGTTAAATAGTTATTGTGAATACCCATATTTTGCGCTAATGGTGTTTGTTTAAACGTCCCAACTACACCGGCTAATAGGATAATAGCAATTACTGCGTTAAGTGCAAGAGATTTTTTATTCGGATTTTTTCTATCAAATAATAATTGCAGTACAATGATCCCGATTGCTGCTGCTAACGTAGCACCAATTGAGCCCATTCCTACTTTCGTACCAACTTGGATTAGCGAATAAATCATTAAAAGTGATGGGATCCAATATAAAACGTGCTTCACGCTTTTTGTTTTTTGAATAGAATATAGTACCACAATAGGGAAAATAATAGCTAAGATTGAACCTAGTTCATTTCCTGCATAGAACCAACCTCGAGAACCAACCTTCATCCATTCATAACTACCAAAGTCAGTAGATGTTGAAATAGAAATAACCATAATTGCATTAATGATTAATGTAGAATATACAATACTATTTCGAACCTTATCGCTAATATTAACTGTCTTTTTCAATGATTTTAAAGCTAAAATGTATGACCCCAGCATAATATATATATATAATGCTTTCGCAACGAACTTAACTTCTTCACCAAGTACAATAGGATCCTTAACTAGTTTGTTATTAATAAATCCTACCCCTAAAACTCCGGCTAATAATATAAGATAAATTAAAAACTTTCTATTTTCCTTCTCTTTTGCCTGAATTAAAATGTAAATACCACCAACAGCCATAATAAGGAATCTTACTAAAATTCCAACGGTAGCATTTGACTTTAATAAAGTGATGCTAAGAGACGTTAATAAATCTAAAACAGGCTGTAAAATAATAAAAAAGAGCAAAAAATGCTCAAATCTAACCCTAGCTTGATTTGCTAACATTCCAAGACCTCCATACAAAATCTTAACATTATCTTTTAATCATAATTTATTATCGTTAAAACACACCTAGCAATTATAACATAACTCATATTTAAATTGAGAACTATTTTTATACCGAAACTAGCCAATCCACCTTAAGTAGTACTAGAAAATATTATCCTTTAGCTATCCTTCCCTATCTCTATAAAAACTATCTAACACTCTTTCACTTATTATCAGTATTATAGTAACATTTGTTAATCTATGTATTAACATATAAAATTCGATAATTACAAAATGACATCCACTCGGCTACCCTACAATGAAAAATTAACCTTGCTTCGTTTTCCCCTAAACATTTTCAAACGCTTTCTTTATGTATTTTATCCGTTTTTCTACATGTAACGAAAAGTAATTGTTATTTCCAATACTTTAGTGTATATTTTTTCTCTGGAACATCTTTAAGAGGAAGGGATTAAGGCCATGTTATTAATCGATATATTTACGTTTCTTGGCATTATCGCCGCTGCCATTTCTGGTACATTAGTTGGTTTAAAAAAAGATTTAGATTTATTTGGTGTCCTTTGTTTAGCTGTAGCTACTGCGCTCGGCGGCGGTATTATTCGTGATATCATGATTGGTAACCTGCCCCCTGTCGCATTTGTAAAACCCATTTACTTTTTCGTAAGTGTATTATCAGCATTATTTACTTGTATGTTTTTTGAGCGCATCAATAAACTTCAAGTCGTTATTATGCTTTCTGATGCTGTTGGCTTAGGCGTTTTTA includes:
- a CDS encoding O-antigen ligase family protein — protein: MLANQARVRFEHFLLFFIILQPVLDLLTSLSITLLKSNATVGILVRFLIMAVGGIYILIQAKEKENRKFLIYLILLAGVLGVGFINNKLVKDPIVLGEEVKFVAKALYIYIMLGSYILALKSLKKTVNISDKVRNSIVYSTLIINAIMVISISTSTDFGSYEWMKVGSRGWFYAGNELGSILAIIFPIVVLYSIQKTKSVKHVLYWIPSLLMIYSLIQVGTKVGMGSIGATLAAAIGIIVLQLLFDRKNPNKKSLALNAVIAIILLAGVVGTFKQTPLAQNMGIHNNYLTEQNVAQQDQKEQEIKDKLKKEQEIKEKEEKHHKVEKPEEKAKIEVEVKKELEKEQKKENQENLIFSGRQVYEERHKQFFKEAPMSQKLLGMGYAGNFKYNEQKQPDPKLIEMDFHDWFYDFGIIGFVLLMIPFIYYGLRILLAFATRFKDIFNIKYGMISASLLLALGIAYIAGHILTAPGVGIYFVVVLAYLIVDLEIE